A genomic window from Gemmatimonadaceae bacterium includes:
- a CDS encoding DinB family protein: MTAWREIVASSLDWEQAHASLDHAIEGLPAELRGRRPDHFPHSAWELLDHIRRTQHDLLEFMTNANYEEPKWPDDYWPSSPAPEDGAAWQKAIDDIHRERKAIAAFATDESHDLTQKIPHGNGQTYLRTIIVAVDHAAYHVGQIVAVRRLLGVWK, encoded by the coding sequence ATGACGGCCTGGCGTGAGATCGTCGCGTCCTCGCTCGACTGGGAGCAGGCTCACGCCAGCCTCGATCACGCCATCGAGGGTCTCCCGGCCGAGCTGCGCGGCCGGCGGCCGGACCACTTCCCGCACTCGGCGTGGGAGCTGCTCGATCACATCCGCCGCACGCAGCACGATCTCCTCGAGTTCATGACGAACGCGAATTACGAGGAGCCAAAGTGGCCGGACGACTACTGGCCCTCGTCACCGGCGCCGGAGGACGGCGCCGCGTGGCAGAAGGCGATCGACGACATCCATCGCGAGCGGAAGGCGATCGCCGCGTTCGCCACGGACGAGTCGCACGATCTGACGCAGAAGATCCCGCATGGGAACGGGCAGACCTATCTACGAACGATCATCGTCGCGGTGGATCATGCGGCGTATCATGTGGGACAGATCGTTGCGGTGCGGCGGTTGCTGGGGGTGTGGAAGTAG
- a CDS encoding carboxypeptidase-like regulatory domain-containing protein → MAAALALAAIYPAILPAILGAQTPVQIHGTVRDSAGHAVSRAEVSVAGDSTVVTTNDAGAFAISTSRPRDVVVHVRRLGYEPKDKEVMFRDSAHVDVVIVLTPLAQSIATFRVVAKRTGVWGTVRTPWGVPIPAAQVQLLGTSAKPVVTDSAGEFTLPTQHSGTFLVIARKEGYAFAQTSVALAPDEGDEAEIILTPLSKANETASGFGRMQTAFAQTSTRIAFKTGRASVVTHDELEKNGNRVLAYALCGTSAEMRSGSRCPVRAQCVVINGDRSTALPLEAFEVDDVESVEFYPPGSDWSDTLRDRGCANSRRTSTAVVWLRDH, encoded by the coding sequence ATGGCGGCGGCGCTCGCGCTGGCCGCGATCTACCCCGCGATCCTCCCCGCCATCCTCGGCGCACAGACGCCGGTGCAGATTCACGGCACCGTCCGGGATTCCGCCGGCCACGCCGTTTCGCGCGCGGAGGTGTCTGTCGCGGGCGATTCAACGGTCGTGACGACGAACGATGCGGGGGCGTTCGCGATCTCCACGTCCAGGCCGCGCGACGTCGTCGTTCACGTTCGCCGCCTGGGATACGAGCCCAAGGATAAGGAGGTCATGTTCCGCGACTCGGCGCACGTCGACGTGGTGATCGTGCTGACCCCGCTCGCGCAATCGATCGCGACGTTTCGCGTAGTCGCCAAGCGCACCGGCGTGTGGGGCACGGTGCGCACGCCGTGGGGCGTGCCGATTCCGGCAGCGCAGGTGCAGCTGCTTGGAACGAGCGCCAAACCCGTTGTCACGGATTCAGCGGGTGAGTTCACGCTGCCGACGCAGCACTCCGGGACGTTTCTCGTGATCGCGCGCAAGGAGGGTTATGCATTCGCGCAAACGAGCGTGGCTCTGGCGCCGGATGAAGGCGACGAAGCGGAGATCATTCTCACTCCGCTGAGCAAGGCGAACGAGACCGCGAGCGGGTTCGGGCGAATGCAGACGGCGTTCGCGCAGACGTCGACGCGGATTGCGTTCAAGACCGGGCGCGCATCGGTGGTCACGCACGATGAGTTGGAGAAGAATGGCAATCGTGTGCTCGCGTACGCGCTCTGCGGAACGAGCGCGGAGATGCGCTCGGGGAGTCGGTGTCCCGTGAGAGCGCAGTGTGTCGTCATCAACGGCGATCGGTCGACCGCGCTGCCGCTCGAGGCATTCGAGGTGGACGACGTGGAGTCAGTCGAGTTTTATCCGCCGGGTTCTGATTGGAGCGATACGCTGCGCGATCGCGGGTGTGCGAATTCGCGCCGCACGTCTACGGCCGTGGTATGGCTGCGGGACCACTAG
- a CDS encoding FAD-binding oxidoreductase, which translates to MATGASATGASATADVVIVGGGVMGASTAYHLAKRGCTNVVVLESSELFGMGSTGLNAGGIRYQFATAVNIELSKLSIAMMERFADEMDQPLGLKRCGYLFLLDDEGDLAQFRRNVALQNAHDVPSCIVDVGEIARLAPEIELSGVIGGSWCPRDGLVDPNGLLQGFVSNARRLGALLKTGAEVIAIDDVGNDVWCVSTSDGRRYEAPTVVIAAGAWSAAIGTMVGVPLPIQPIRRQIAVTAPIANLRADFPFIIDFSRALYFHREGAGLLTGMSNRDELPGYDTRVDDAWRLVHLENAMARMPMLADAEISAEWAGLYEVTPDDQPILGRLSNGRGLYVCAGFSGHGLMHGPAAGLLMAEEILDGRATTIDVDPLRYGRFIRDGNGEVTADASAGEYNVV; encoded by the coding sequence ATGGCGACCGGAGCATCAGCGACCGGAGCATCGGCGACGGCCGACGTCGTGATCGTCGGCGGCGGCGTCATGGGCGCGAGCACGGCGTATCACCTCGCGAAGCGTGGATGCACGAACGTCGTCGTGCTCGAGTCGTCCGAGCTGTTCGGCATGGGCTCGACCGGGCTCAACGCCGGCGGCATTCGCTATCAGTTCGCGACGGCGGTGAACATCGAGCTGTCGAAGCTGAGCATCGCGATGATGGAGCGCTTCGCCGACGAGATGGACCAGCCGCTCGGTCTCAAGCGCTGCGGCTACCTGTTCCTGCTCGACGACGAGGGCGATCTCGCGCAATTCCGGCGAAACGTCGCGTTACAGAATGCTCATGACGTGCCAAGTTGCATCGTCGACGTCGGCGAGATCGCGCGGCTGGCGCCGGAGATCGAGCTGAGCGGCGTCATCGGCGGCTCGTGGTGTCCGCGCGACGGGTTGGTCGATCCGAACGGGCTCCTCCAGGGATTCGTATCGAACGCTCGCCGGCTCGGCGCCCTGTTGAAAACGGGCGCCGAGGTGATCGCGATTGACGATGTCGGCAACGACGTATGGTGTGTGAGCACGAGCGACGGCCGCAGGTACGAGGCGCCGACCGTCGTGATCGCGGCCGGTGCGTGGTCGGCCGCGATCGGCACGATGGTCGGCGTGCCGCTGCCCATTCAACCGATTCGCCGGCAGATCGCGGTGACGGCGCCGATCGCGAACCTGCGCGCGGACTTTCCGTTCATCATCGACTTTTCGCGCGCGCTGTATTTTCATCGCGAGGGCGCGGGCCTGCTCACCGGCATGTCGAACCGTGACGAGCTGCCCGGGTATGACACCCGGGTGGACGATGCGTGGCGGCTGGTGCATCTGGAAAACGCCATGGCGCGCATGCCGATGCTGGCCGACGCGGAGATCTCGGCGGAATGGGCGGGGTTGTACGAGGTGACGCCCGATGACCAGCCGATTCTGGGGCGGTTGTCCAATGGTCGTGGGCTGTACGTGTGCGCAGGTTTCAGCGGACACGGCCTGATGCATGGACCGGCGGCGGGATTGCTCATGGCCGAAGAGATTCTCGACGGTCGCGCGACGACGATCGACGTGGACCCGCTGCGGTACGGGCGATTCATCCGCGACGGCAACGGCGAGGTGACGGCAGATGCGAGCGCTGGGGAATACAACGTCGTTTAG
- a CDS encoding serine/threonine-protein kinase, whose amino-acid sequence MTVLELVPTPDPRTLDDVSRPFAEAIASHYAVKKLIGQGGMGLVYLARDKRLDRLVAIKTLLPQLAADPVVRERFLRETRTAGAMAHPNIVPIHGADEVGTHVFFVMGYVDGESLAAHVRAQGQLPPRLVATYLHDVAAALSHAHARGIVHRDIKAENILIDRATGRALVTDFGIARLADAQPLTATGQLLGTVYYVSPEQVSGEPIDARSDLYSLGIVGFFALTGRFPFDSDIASAVLVAHVTKPAPPVASINPAVPAALAAIVDRLLAKKAADRFASAEELLAAVDSAIAQSDSSNLPSPRPRLISDTEAHAVWQRAAELQALTGIQPRPDAIPRARDASKDRARTSGFRIDEIRGAANVAGIDTQYVDHALVEHGLAGVPAIAAPRLPQSWATGIPARIVREGVVQGELAARDFDRVLNTVREAIGEMGSAPAKTREIYWRSKSTQVSIIPLDGVSTVRVTQGTRRLTRRTLGVTALLGAVAGPAVGAALDALMYLPGPSWAVISHQNIDAICAFLGVGVTLGVWGFGRVLLKRFYRASERQVTELTETIVAKVRGSIRDP is encoded by the coding sequence ATGACAGTTCTCGAGCTGGTCCCCACCCCCGACCCGCGCACGCTCGACGACGTGTCGCGGCCGTTCGCCGAGGCGATCGCCTCGCACTATGCGGTCAAGAAACTGATCGGCCAGGGCGGCATGGGACTCGTCTACCTGGCGCGCGACAAGCGGCTCGATCGCCTCGTGGCGATCAAAACCTTGCTGCCGCAGCTCGCCGCCGACCCGGTGGTGCGCGAACGGTTTCTCCGCGAGACGCGCACGGCCGGCGCCATGGCGCATCCGAACATCGTGCCCATTCACGGCGCGGACGAAGTCGGCACCCATGTTTTCTTCGTCATGGGATATGTCGACGGCGAGTCACTCGCCGCGCACGTGCGCGCGCAGGGCCAGCTTCCGCCGCGCCTCGTGGCGACGTACCTGCACGACGTCGCGGCGGCGCTCTCGCATGCGCATGCGCGCGGCATCGTGCATCGCGACATCAAGGCCGAGAACATTCTCATCGATCGCGCGACGGGACGCGCGCTGGTCACCGACTTCGGCATCGCACGGCTGGCCGATGCGCAGCCGCTCACGGCGACGGGCCAACTGCTGGGCACCGTGTACTACGTCAGCCCGGAACAGGTCTCCGGCGAACCAATCGACGCGCGCAGCGACCTCTACTCCTTGGGCATCGTTGGATTCTTCGCGTTGACCGGCCGCTTTCCATTCGATTCCGACATCGCGTCGGCGGTGCTCGTGGCGCACGTCACGAAACCGGCGCCGCCGGTCGCGTCGATCAATCCCGCGGTGCCCGCCGCGCTGGCGGCCATCGTCGATCGTCTGCTGGCGAAAAAAGCCGCCGACCGGTTCGCGAGCGCCGAGGAGCTGCTGGCGGCGGTCGACAGCGCGATCGCACAATCGGATTCGTCGAACCTTCCATCACCGCGTCCGCGATTGATCTCGGACACCGAGGCGCACGCGGTATGGCAGCGTGCCGCGGAGCTCCAGGCACTCACCGGAATTCAACCGCGTCCCGACGCCATTCCACGAGCGCGCGACGCATCGAAGGATCGCGCGCGCACCTCCGGCTTTCGCATCGACGAGATTCGCGGCGCGGCGAACGTCGCCGGTATCGACACGCAGTATGTCGATCATGCGCTGGTGGAACATGGCTTGGCCGGTGTGCCCGCGATCGCCGCGCCCCGGCTGCCTCAGTCGTGGGCGACGGGGATTCCCGCGCGCATCGTTCGCGAAGGCGTCGTGCAAGGCGAGCTTGCCGCGCGCGACTTCGATCGCGTGCTCAACACGGTGCGGGAAGCAATCGGCGAGATGGGCTCGGCACCCGCGAAGACGCGCGAGATCTACTGGCGGTCGAAGAGCACGCAGGTTTCGATCATTCCGCTCGACGGCGTCTCCACCGTTCGTGTTACGCAGGGGACGCGCCGTCTGACGCGGCGAACGCTTGGCGTCACGGCGTTGCTCGGCGCGGTCGCGGGACCGGCCGTGGGCGCAGCGCTCGACGCGCTGATGTACCTGCCCGGCCCATCCTGGGCGGTGATCTCGCATCAAAACATCGACGCGATCTGCGCGTTCCTTGGGGTCGGCGTCACCCTCGGGGTGTGGGGATTCGGGCGCGTGCTGCTCAAGCGCTTCTACCGCGCGAGCGAACGCCAAGTGACCGAGCTGACCGAGACGATCGTCGCGAAAGTGCGCGGCAGCATCCGCGATCCGTAG
- a CDS encoding branched-chain amino acid transaminase, producing MAPFTKTDSIWMNGELLPWAEANVHVSAHALQYGTGVFEGMRSYDTPDGPAIFRLEAHMKRLIASASFYELKIPYSVEELCDAALDVLRANRLENAYFRPLAFFDSYSFSVWPKDCPVSVAIIAVPGRAYLQGGPEQGVRVTVSTVKRIESSTLPPHIKASGHYTNSVLAVQEAIRRGYDDALLFNAKGDISEGSGANLFIVRDGTLITNDIGESILPGITRDTVLQIARDLNLPIVIRPMPLADVQTADEAFFCGTAVEVTPIREVDGRAVGDGQPGPMTQRIQRVFYDAVHGRLPQYRRWLSTAAPVLELTK from the coding sequence ATGGCTCCCTTCACGAAGACTGACTCGATCTGGATGAACGGCGAGCTGCTGCCATGGGCCGAAGCGAACGTGCATGTGAGCGCGCACGCGCTGCAATACGGAACCGGCGTCTTCGAAGGCATGCGATCGTACGACACGCCGGACGGTCCGGCGATCTTCCGCCTCGAGGCGCACATGAAGCGCTTGATCGCGTCGGCGAGCTTCTACGAATTGAAAATTCCGTATTCGGTCGAAGAACTGTGCGACGCGGCGCTCGACGTGCTGCGCGCGAACCGGCTCGAGAACGCGTACTTCCGTCCCCTCGCGTTCTTCGATTCGTACAGTTTCTCGGTGTGGCCCAAGGATTGTCCGGTGAGTGTGGCGATCATCGCGGTGCCGGGGCGGGCGTATCTGCAAGGCGGCCCGGAGCAAGGCGTCCGCGTTACCGTGTCCACGGTCAAGCGCATCGAATCGTCGACGCTGCCGCCGCACATCAAGGCAAGCGGCCACTACACGAATTCGGTGCTCGCGGTGCAGGAGGCCATTCGCCGCGGCTACGACGATGCACTGCTCTTCAACGCCAAGGGCGATATCTCGGAGGGCTCGGGCGCGAACCTGTTCATCGTGCGCGACGGCACGCTCATCACCAACGACATCGGGGAATCGATCCTGCCCGGCATCACGCGCGATACGGTGTTGCAGATCGCGCGCGATCTCAATCTGCCGATCGTGATCCGCCCGATGCCCCTCGCCGACGTCCAGACCGCCGACGAGGCATTCTTCTGCGGCACCGCGGTCGAGGTCACGCCCATTCGCGAGGTCGACGGCCGCGCGGTCGGCGACGGCCAGCCCGGTCCGATGACGCAGCGCATTCAGCGCGTCTTCTACGACGCGGTCCACGGACGGCTGCCGCAGTACCGCCGCTGGTTGAGCACCGCCGCCCCGGTGCTCGAGCTCACGAAATGA
- a CDS encoding fused MFS/spermidine synthase, producing MTVLFIAAIFLNSALLFWLEPLFGKTVLPLLGGTPAVWNACILFYQTALLAGYAWAHAADKIGIRRHALMHLALALAALAFMPFAVARSLLPPPSDRPLGWLLMVLVSSVGLPFVVVAANGPLLQRWYSRSGAKGARDPYFLYAASNLGSFASLLLFPVVLEPNLTLSQQGRGWRVVYVITLLFAGAAALVLRRMPARLAPDPTPAANDIIPIRRKLYWVSLSAIPSSLMLGVTTYIAAEVASIPLVWIVPLALYLATLVAAYGATDKLRRALDGVFARELSARAAIATIGTLALFAVPCAIVYVEWGARGAVVVAHLMLFTIAALICHVQLAADRPSAAHLTNYYLWSAAGGALGGAFNTLIGPALFTSVLEYPIALTAVLTVLPARGSKRPSAAWSDVAWAVVIGVATTAIALVLRWSHAELPFSPRLLLGVPALACLGFSGRPLRFGGGLVAVVLASAAFPSEIGNVQYASRNFFGVHRVLLDERHGFRWLTHGVTIHGGERLRDSLSPKPLTYYTPVGPVGDIFRAYGMSRPNMRIGVIGLGAGAMLFYGRRDQDWTFYEIDPGVTEIAENPRYFGFLARSRSKYRVVAGDARLSMQTETGAPYDMLVLDAFSSDAIPTHLLTREALRLYLSRLAPGGLLVMHISNRFFDLSPVVARLASDARLAGAIRVDGLPDDLEDTGVFGSRWAVLARDPSQLAPLAALGWQPLVSGGRLRVWTDDYSSVLPLLRRGAP from the coding sequence ATGACCGTCCTCTTCATCGCCGCGATTTTTCTCAACTCCGCGCTGCTCTTTTGGCTCGAGCCGCTCTTCGGCAAGACGGTGCTGCCGCTGCTCGGCGGCACACCCGCCGTGTGGAACGCGTGCATTCTCTTTTATCAAACCGCGCTGCTCGCGGGATACGCGTGGGCCCACGCGGCCGACAAGATCGGCATTCGCCGGCACGCGTTGATGCATCTCGCGTTGGCTCTCGCCGCGCTTGCGTTCATGCCGTTCGCGGTCGCGCGCTCGCTCTTGCCGCCGCCGAGCGATCGTCCGCTGGGTTGGCTGTTGATGGTGTTGGTGTCGTCGGTCGGGCTGCCGTTCGTCGTCGTCGCGGCGAATGGGCCGCTATTGCAACGCTGGTATAGCCGCAGCGGGGCGAAAGGCGCGCGCGATCCCTACTTCCTCTACGCGGCGAGCAATCTCGGCAGCTTTGCGTCACTGCTGCTCTTTCCGGTCGTGCTCGAGCCGAATCTCACGCTCTCGCAGCAGGGGCGCGGGTGGCGCGTCGTCTACGTCATCACGTTGCTATTCGCGGGTGCGGCCGCGCTGGTGCTTCGTCGCATGCCGGCGCGCCTCGCGCCTGATCCGACGCCCGCCGCGAACGATATCATTCCGATCAGACGAAAGCTCTACTGGGTCTCGCTCTCGGCCATTCCGTCGAGTCTCATGCTCGGCGTGACGACGTACATCGCGGCGGAAGTGGCGTCCATTCCGCTCGTGTGGATCGTTCCGCTCGCGCTGTATCTCGCGACGCTCGTCGCCGCGTACGGAGCGACCGACAAGCTCCGGCGCGCGCTCGACGGCGTGTTCGCGCGCGAGCTGTCGGCGCGCGCCGCCATCGCGACGATCGGCACACTCGCTCTCTTCGCCGTTCCATGCGCGATCGTCTATGTCGAGTGGGGGGCGCGCGGCGCGGTGGTCGTCGCGCATCTCATGCTGTTCACGATCGCGGCGCTCATCTGCCACGTGCAGCTCGCGGCCGATCGCCCGTCCGCGGCGCATCTCACGAACTACTATCTCTGGTCGGCGGCCGGCGGCGCGCTTGGCGGCGCATTCAACACGCTGATTGGTCCGGCGCTGTTCACGAGCGTTCTCGAATACCCGATCGCGCTCACCGCGGTACTCACCGTGTTGCCCGCGCGCGGAAGCAAGCGGCCGAGTGCGGCGTGGTCGGATGTGGCATGGGCGGTCGTCATCGGCGTTGCAACGACCGCGATCGCCCTCGTGCTTCGCTGGTCGCACGCCGAGCTTCCATTCTCGCCGCGCCTGCTGCTTGGCGTGCCGGCGCTCGCATGCCTTGGATTCTCGGGGCGACCGCTGCGCTTCGGCGGGGGACTCGTCGCGGTCGTGCTCGCGAGCGCGGCGTTTCCTTCGGAGATCGGCAATGTGCAGTACGCGAGCCGAAATTTCTTCGGCGTGCACCGTGTATTGCTCGACGAGCGCCACGGATTTCGCTGGTTGACGCATGGCGTCACCATTCACGGCGGCGAGCGGCTGCGCGATTCGTTGTCGCCCAAGCCGTTGACCTATTACACGCCCGTCGGCCCCGTGGGCGACATCTTCCGCGCGTACGGCATGAGCCGTCCGAACATGCGCATCGGCGTCATCGGGCTCGGCGCGGGTGCGATGCTTTTCTATGGGCGCCGCGATCAGGACTGGACGTTCTACGAGATCGATCCAGGCGTCACCGAGATTGCCGAGAATCCGCGGTATTTCGGATTTCTTGCTCGATCGCGCTCGAAGTATCGTGTCGTGGCCGGCGATGCACGGCTCTCGATGCAGACGGAAACCGGTGCGCCGTACGACATGCTCGTGCTCGACGCATTTTCATCCGACGCCATTCCGACGCATCTCCTCACGCGTGAAGCGCTGCGATTGTATCTGTCGCGTCTCGCGCCCGGCGGCCTGCTCGTGATGCACATCTCGAATCGATTCTTCGATCTGAGCCCGGTGGTGGCGCGATTGGCGAGCGACGCGAGGCTGGCCGGCGCCATTCGCGTGGATGGATTACCGGACGATCTCGAGGACACGGGAGTCTTCGGCTCGCGCTGGGCGGTACTCGCGCGCGATCCTTCGCAGCTCGCGCCGCTCGCCGCGCTCGGGTGGCAGCCATTGGTGTCCGGCGGCCGGCTTCGTGTCTGGACGGACGACTATTCGAGCGTGCTGCCGCTGCTTCGGCGGGGGGCGCCGTGA
- the ftcD gene encoding glutamate formimidoyltransferase: MKLVECVPNFSEGRRPEIVAQIRDAIAAVDGVAVLDVSSDQSHNRTVITFVVPVERAVDAAFAGIAKARDVIDLTHHTGEHPRMGATDVVPFIPLEGSTMEDCIVLARTLGERVGRDLEIPVFLYERAASSPARENLADVRRGEFEGIRDEMNAGAASRKPDFGPGRIHATAGAVAIGARPFLVAYNVYLGPASNLGVAKNVAKAVRGSSGGLRYVKGLGLEVDGQAQVSMNLVDTEKTPLYRAYDMVKMEAEAQGVSPTWSEIVGLVPERALFETAARHIQLRDFKPEMVLEHKVRSAVQGGESLTGFVAAVASPVPAPGGGSVAAHAGALGAALAQMVAGLTMGRKKYAAVDAEMREIGLEAARLVNTLSALVAKDAEAYGMVTAAYKLPSEPEDAAHKRQAAITDALLGAAEVPLETARACAAVAELAATCATKGNTNAVSDAGVAALLADAACRGAVYNIRINVHSLDDKSRGAGLVQEANQLLAQTKRFVEQATGAVEAQLSS; encoded by the coding sequence ATGAAGCTCGTCGAGTGCGTCCCGAATTTTTCCGAAGGCCGTCGCCCTGAGATCGTCGCCCAAATCCGCGACGCTATCGCCGCCGTCGACGGCGTGGCGGTGCTCGACGTGTCGTCGGACCAATCGCACAATCGCACCGTCATCACGTTCGTCGTACCGGTCGAGCGCGCGGTGGACGCGGCGTTCGCGGGTATCGCGAAGGCGCGCGACGTCATCGATCTGACGCATCACACGGGCGAACATCCGCGCATGGGCGCCACCGACGTCGTGCCGTTCATTCCGCTCGAAGGCTCGACGATGGAAGACTGTATCGTGCTCGCTCGCACGCTGGGTGAGCGCGTTGGCCGCGATCTGGAGATTCCCGTCTTCCTCTACGAGCGCGCGGCGTCGAGCCCAGCGCGCGAAAATCTCGCCGACGTACGCCGCGGCGAGTTCGAAGGCATTCGCGATGAGATGAACGCCGGCGCCGCATCGCGGAAGCCGGACTTTGGCCCGGGCAGGATTCACGCAACGGCCGGTGCCGTCGCGATCGGCGCGCGCCCATTCCTCGTTGCGTACAACGTGTACCTGGGACCAGCGTCGAACTTGGGCGTCGCGAAGAATGTCGCGAAGGCCGTGCGCGGGTCGTCGGGCGGACTGCGCTACGTGAAAGGCCTCGGTCTCGAGGTCGACGGGCAGGCGCAGGTGTCGATGAACCTCGTCGACACCGAGAAGACACCGCTGTACCGCGCGTACGACATGGTGAAGATGGAGGCCGAGGCGCAGGGCGTGTCGCCGACGTGGAGTGAGATCGTCGGACTCGTGCCCGAACGTGCGCTGTTCGAAACGGCGGCGCGACACATTCAACTGCGCGACTTCAAGCCGGAGATGGTGCTCGAGCACAAGGTGCGCTCGGCTGTTCAAGGTGGCGAGTCGCTCACGGGATTCGTCGCCGCGGTCGCGTCGCCCGTGCCGGCGCCAGGCGGCGGAAGCGTTGCGGCGCACGCCGGCGCGCTCGGCGCCGCGCTGGCGCAGATGGTCGCGGGCCTCACGATGGGCCGAAAGAAATACGCGGCCGTCGACGCCGAGATGCGCGAGATCGGGCTCGAGGCGGCGCGACTCGTCAACACATTGTCCGCGCTCGTCGCCAAGGATGCCGAGGCGTATGGCATGGTGACGGCGGCGTACAAGCTGCCGTCGGAGCCGGAAGACGCCGCGCACAAGCGACAGGCCGCGATCACCGACGCGCTCCTCGGCGCCGCGGAAGTGCCGCTCGAGACGGCGCGTGCGTGCGCGGCGGTCGCGGAGCTGGCGGCGACGTGCGCGACCAAAGGCAACACGAATGCCGTCTCGGACGCCGGCGTCGCGGCCCTGCTCGCCGATGCGGCATGCCGGGGCGCTGTTTATAATATTAGAATTAACGTTCACTCATTAGACGACAAGTCGCGCGGCGCGGGGCTGGTGCAGGAAGCGAATCAGCTGCTGGCGCAGACGAAGCGGTTCGTCGAGCAGGCCACGGGAGCGGTCGAGGCGCAGCTGTCATCCTGA
- a CDS encoding inositol monophosphatase family protein codes for MTSAQTNTNRAEARQLLATCVAAAARAAEIIRAKADERATLTWETKSPGDFVSDVDRAAEQAIGNMVRDRHADAKLLAEEMSSSVADRGGLLFVADPLDGTTNFLHGFPWYAVSVAALIDGELAAAAVLNAANGELFTATTGGGARRNGQPIAVSTIDEPIRSLIATGFPFKHGAPFDEYLRTLPRIMRETSGIRRPGAASLDLTDVACGRFEGFWEMKLAPWDIAAGVLIVREAGGVVTTMTGEPIPIDHTSLVAGNPAMHKWLLEAVR; via the coding sequence GTGACATCCGCGCAAACTAATACGAATCGAGCAGAGGCGCGTCAGCTGCTGGCGACGTGTGTCGCGGCCGCGGCGCGGGCGGCGGAAATCATTCGCGCCAAGGCGGACGAGCGCGCAACACTCACGTGGGAAACGAAGTCGCCGGGCGATTTCGTGAGCGACGTCGATCGCGCGGCTGAGCAGGCGATCGGCAACATGGTGCGCGATCGGCATGCGGACGCGAAGCTGCTCGCCGAAGAGATGTCGTCGTCGGTGGCGGATCGTGGCGGGCTGTTGTTCGTCGCGGATCCGCTCGACGGCACGACGAACTTTCTGCACGGCTTTCCGTGGTACGCCGTGTCGGTCGCGGCGCTGATCGACGGCGAGCTCGCGGCCGCGGCCGTGCTCAACGCGGCGAACGGCGAGTTGTTCACGGCGACGACCGGCGGCGGCGCGCGGCGCAACGGCCAGCCGATCGCGGTGTCGACGATCGACGAGCCGATTCGTTCGCTCATCGCGACGGGCTTTCCGTTCAAGCACGGCGCGCCATTCGATGAGTATTTGCGAACGTTGCCGAGGATCATGCGTGAGACGTCGGGCATCCGTCGTCCGGGCGCCGCGTCACTCGACCTCACCGACGTGGCGTGCGGGCGATTCGAAGGCTTCTGGGAAATGAAGCTCGCGCCGTGGGACATTGCCGCCGGCGTGCTGATCGTGCGCGAGGCGGGCGGTGTCGTGACGACGATGACGGGCGAGCCGATCCCGATCGATCACACGTCGCTCGTCGCCGGGAATCCGGCGATGCACAAGTGGTTGTTGGAGGCGGTGCGGTAG